Proteins encoded by one window of Ralstonia sp. RRA:
- a CDS encoding sigma 54-interacting transcriptional regulator — MVEILEALPIGLVWLRGDAVVLQNAVARDAVGRHHGEPARTEGEGDGDGDGDGDGDGGRQDAMSWSRLLSALRADPASVPDTVSLSGRTYAVGVHAQGQYTLVMLMPLDGHETVFPAIDKLRQHCGDLEEIFHHSFDGIFVADGNGVTMMVNEGCERNYDLPAADMIGHHVSEFEKKGWIRPVVAQHVARTGQRITTTQHTHTGKTIMVTGMPLFDGAGKVRKVVINSRDTTELVQLQDALAQAKADLRRVDEEIEALRTQNLNVDGLVIRSEAMHRVASLAVRVAKVDATVLITGPSGAGKDVITRLIHRESPRAAGPLIKINCGAVPRDLLESELFGYEAGAFTGAQRQGKSGLIELANRGTLFLDEIGDMPLDLQVKLLQVLQDRVISRLGSTRTVPVDVRVVAATNRDLEAMVRERTFRDDLFYRLNVVPLRVPPLAERKDDIAPMVFQFLREFNQRYGVNRIVSEEAMTLLLAYDWPGNVRELRNVVERLVVTSQSDLVEPAFLDGVLPAEILDASTFRQRVDRFERRLIEDAMRKYGNTREVARALGISQSSVVRKLRRGD; from the coding sequence ATGGTGGAGATACTGGAAGCGTTGCCGATCGGCCTGGTGTGGCTGCGCGGCGACGCCGTGGTGCTGCAGAACGCCGTCGCGCGCGATGCCGTGGGCAGACATCACGGCGAGCCGGCGCGGACGGAGGGCGAGGGCGACGGCGACGGCGACGGCGACGGCGACGGCGACGGCGGCCGGCAGGATGCGATGTCCTGGAGCCGTCTGTTGTCCGCGCTTCGCGCGGACCCGGCCTCCGTGCCGGACACGGTCTCGCTGTCCGGGCGGACCTATGCGGTCGGCGTGCATGCACAGGGCCAGTACACCCTCGTCATGCTGATGCCCCTTGACGGGCACGAGACCGTCTTTCCCGCGATAGACAAGCTACGCCAGCACTGTGGCGATCTGGAGGAGATCTTCCACCATTCCTTCGATGGCATCTTTGTCGCCGACGGCAATGGCGTCACCATGATGGTCAACGAGGGCTGCGAGCGGAACTACGATCTGCCGGCAGCAGACATGATTGGCCACCACGTCTCGGAGTTCGAGAAGAAGGGATGGATTCGGCCGGTGGTCGCCCAGCACGTTGCCCGAACCGGCCAGCGCATCACCACCACGCAACATACGCACACCGGCAAGACCATCATGGTCACCGGCATGCCGCTATTCGACGGCGCGGGCAAGGTACGCAAAGTCGTGATCAATTCGCGCGACACCACCGAACTGGTGCAGTTGCAGGATGCACTGGCGCAGGCCAAGGCAGACCTGCGGCGCGTGGACGAGGAGATCGAAGCGCTGCGGACACAGAACCTGAACGTCGATGGCCTGGTGATCCGCAGCGAGGCCATGCACCGGGTGGCATCGCTGGCCGTGCGCGTTGCCAAGGTCGATGCCACCGTCCTGATCACGGGCCCGTCGGGCGCAGGCAAGGACGTGATCACGCGCCTGATCCACCGCGAGAGTCCGCGCGCAGCGGGACCGCTCATCAAGATCAACTGCGGCGCGGTGCCGCGCGACCTGCTGGAATCGGAACTGTTCGGCTATGAAGCGGGCGCCTTCACCGGGGCGCAGCGGCAGGGCAAGTCGGGCCTCATCGAGCTGGCCAACCGCGGCACGCTGTTTCTCGACGAGATCGGCGACATGCCGCTGGACCTGCAGGTCAAGTTGCTGCAAGTGTTGCAGGACCGCGTGATATCGCGCCTCGGCTCGACGCGTACCGTGCCGGTCGATGTGCGCGTCGTCGCGGCCACCAATCGCGACCTCGAAGCGATGGTCCGCGAGCGCACGTTTCGCGACGACCTGTTCTACCGCCTCAATGTGGTGCCGCTGCGCGTACCGCCGCTTGCCGAGCGCAAGGACGATATCGCGCCGATGGTGTTCCAGTTCCTGCGGGAATTCAACCAGCGCTATGGCGTGAACCGCATCGTATCGGAGGAGGCAATGACATTGCTGCTGGCGTACGACTGGCCCGGCAACGTGCGCGAGCTGCGCAACGTGGTAGAGCGGCTGGTGGTGACCAGCCAGAGCGACCTTGTCGAGCCGGCGTTCCTCGACGGGGTGCTGCCGGCCGAGATCCTCGACGCCAGCACCTTTCGCCAGCGCGTCGACCGTTTCGAGCGCCGGCTCATCGAGGACGCGATGCGCAAGTACGGCAATACCCGGGAGGTCGCACGGGCGCTTGGCATCAGCCAGTCCAGCGTGGTGCGCAAGCTCAGGCGCGGCGACTGA
- a CDS encoding DUF485 domain-containing protein — protein MIELSEDAVCPAAHVAQTTRTPEAIASGPPWRGAAYTHSFRELIGAKRRLVVPLLGGSLAFILAVTLLAGYGRELMGWKVLGPLNVGYVLILLIYALCWLVATVYVNTANRRFEELADRAAAEAHARSQS, from the coding sequence ATGATCGAACTATCGGAGGACGCGGTCTGTCCGGCCGCGCACGTCGCGCAAACGACTCGCACCCCAGAGGCTATCGCGTCGGGTCCGCCGTGGCGCGGTGCGGCATACACGCACAGCTTCCGCGAACTGATCGGCGCCAAGCGGCGCCTGGTCGTGCCGCTGCTTGGCGGCAGTCTGGCCTTCATCCTTGCCGTCACCCTACTCGCCGGTTACGGCCGGGAGCTGATGGGCTGGAAGGTGCTTGGACCGCTGAACGTGGGGTACGTGCTGATCCTGCTGATCTACGCCCTGTGCTGGCTGGTCGCCACCGTGTATGTGAACACCGCCAACCGACGCTTCGAGGAACTCGCGGATCGCGCCGCAGCCGAGGCCCACGCCAGGAGCCAGTCATGA
- a CDS encoding cation acetate symporter translates to MKALTIGIFLGILALTLAVTWWAARHTNTTSEFYAAGGKLTARANGFALAGDWMSAAAFLGFSGLISLYGMDGSLYAVAALAAFLIVLMVVAEPVRNTGRFTYGDVIAERMRSRHARLAAVIGTFVVNLAYMVPQMAGAGALIKLMLGISYESAVVMVGVGMIVYVLFGGMIATTWVQIIKAVLLLAAAAVLVAMLLAAVQYDPLRLFASVEQQYGAQMLLPGGYFKHPLDPLSLFLSFMFGVAGLPHIMTRFYTVPDARTARKSVLWLMFLAGSFFLVTTLIGFASATLVGQDAIRAADKGGNLALPLLAQHLGGGPGTFGGQFFLACICAVAFAAILAVVAGLTLASSGAIAHDLYVNVIRRGAVSEEQQVRVARIATLGVGVLAVALGLLAQGINVGVLVILAIAIAASANFPIILLSMFWRRFNTAGVIGGVTAGLVSSVALAFLGPAFLKDQALFPIVNPTILSMPIGFLGAWLGTMLSRRSAEHEARFDAFVFQAHTGARPDAPPAPVVPAD, encoded by the coding sequence ATGAAAGCCCTGACCATCGGAATCTTCCTCGGCATTCTCGCGCTGACGCTGGCGGTGACGTGGTGGGCCGCCCGCCACACCAATACCACCAGCGAGTTCTACGCCGCCGGCGGGAAACTGACGGCCCGCGCCAACGGCTTCGCCCTGGCAGGGGACTGGATGAGTGCGGCGGCTTTCCTGGGCTTCTCGGGCCTGATCTCGCTGTACGGCATGGACGGCTCGCTCTACGCGGTGGCGGCGCTGGCAGCCTTCCTGATCGTACTGATGGTGGTGGCCGAGCCGGTGCGCAATACCGGCAGGTTCACCTATGGCGACGTGATCGCCGAACGCATGCGCAGCCGGCATGCGCGGCTCGCGGCGGTCATCGGGACCTTCGTGGTCAACCTGGCATACATGGTGCCGCAGATGGCAGGGGCCGGCGCCCTGATCAAGCTGATGCTCGGCATCTCGTACGAGTCCGCCGTGGTCATGGTTGGCGTCGGGATGATCGTGTATGTGCTGTTCGGCGGCATGATCGCCACCACGTGGGTGCAGATCATCAAGGCCGTTCTGCTGCTCGCGGCGGCTGCCGTGCTGGTGGCGATGCTGCTGGCTGCTGTCCAATACGACCCGCTGCGGCTGTTCGCTTCGGTGGAGCAGCAGTATGGCGCGCAGATGCTGTTGCCGGGCGGCTACTTCAAGCATCCGCTGGACCCGCTATCGCTGTTCCTGTCGTTCATGTTCGGCGTCGCCGGCCTGCCTCACATCATGACGCGCTTCTACACCGTGCCGGATGCGCGGACAGCGCGCAAGTCGGTGCTGTGGCTGATGTTCCTGGCCGGCAGCTTCTTCCTGGTCACCACGCTGATCGGCTTCGCGTCGGCCACCCTCGTGGGACAGGACGCCATCCGCGCGGCCGACAAGGGCGGCAACCTGGCACTGCCGCTGCTGGCGCAGCATCTCGGCGGCGGTCCCGGCACCTTCGGCGGCCAGTTCTTCCTGGCATGTATCTGTGCCGTGGCCTTCGCCGCCATTCTCGCCGTGGTGGCCGGACTCACGCTCGCGTCGTCGGGCGCCATCGCGCACGACCTGTATGTGAATGTGATTCGCCGGGGCGCGGTCAGCGAAGAGCAGCAGGTCCGCGTCGCGCGCATCGCCACGTTGGGCGTGGGCGTGCTGGCGGTCGCGCTGGGACTGCTGGCGCAGGGCATCAATGTGGGCGTGCTGGTGATCCTGGCCATCGCGATCGCGGCGTCGGCCAATTTCCCCATCATCCTGCTGTCGATGTTCTGGCGCCGCTTCAATACCGCCGGTGTGATCGGTGGCGTCACCGCGGGCCTGGTTTCGTCGGTCGCGCTGGCGTTTCTCGGCCCGGCGTTCCTGAAGGACCAGGCGCTGTTTCCGATCGTGAATCCAACGATCCTGAGCATGCCGATCGGCTTCCTCGGCGCATGGCTTGGCACGATGCTGAGCCGGCGCAGCGCCGAGCACGAGGCCCGCTTCGACGCCTTCGTCTTCCAGGCGCATACCGGGGCCAGGCCGGATGCTCCGCCGGCTCCTGTTGTGCCGGCGGACTGA
- a CDS encoding chloride channel protein, giving the protein MELRGSANWRKPRARGRLWWHHAVLCVGGTLVGGVATLYAWLIDIGHQLFLAASAHGPWVTLLLSPALGALAVWLTHRYFDGAEGSGIPQIVAIVSGGNGTAKPRLLRPAVIVGKIGLSFLGTLGGFTLGRQGPTVHIGAALLVSLRRWLPGLSGPAGAHLTALDRQLALAGASAGLSAAFCTPLAGIAFAIEELARGIPPRGSAALIAVVVCAGTVAGVLQGEGPALGMIAAGPSAPYRMAVAVVTAGAVAGLAGAGFCWLLVHSERWLPPRIRGLRAQRPAMFGALCGLGVALLGLASSGTSHGSGYGETRALLAGDLVLPAAYPFLKGLSLLLTWLSGIPGGLFVPSLAIGAGIGNLLQYTIGQAPLPVYAALAMCGYLAAVTQRPVTAFVVMIELVGARGLTIPLMATALIAAGVSRMAVPPLYAALSGRYAPATATGSM; this is encoded by the coding sequence ATGGAGCTGCGTGGGAGCGCGAACTGGAGGAAACCACGGGCCCGTGGCCGGCTGTGGTGGCATCACGCCGTACTGTGCGTCGGTGGCACCCTGGTCGGCGGTGTCGCCACGCTATATGCCTGGCTGATCGACATCGGCCACCAGCTGTTTCTCGCGGCAAGCGCCCACGGGCCGTGGGTCACCTTGCTGCTTTCGCCAGCACTGGGCGCACTCGCAGTCTGGCTCACACACCGCTATTTCGACGGTGCCGAAGGCAGTGGCATTCCACAGATCGTGGCCATCGTCAGCGGCGGCAATGGAACGGCTAAGCCGCGTCTGCTGCGGCCGGCGGTGATCGTCGGCAAGATCGGCCTGTCCTTTCTCGGCACGCTGGGCGGCTTCACGCTCGGCCGCCAGGGCCCCACCGTCCATATCGGCGCCGCGCTGCTCGTCAGCCTCCGCCGGTGGCTCCCCGGGCTGTCCGGTCCAGCCGGCGCCCATCTCACCGCGCTCGATCGCCAGCTTGCCCTTGCCGGCGCGTCGGCCGGATTGTCGGCAGCGTTCTGCACGCCGCTGGCCGGCATTGCCTTCGCCATCGAGGAACTGGCGCGCGGCATCCCGCCGCGCGGCAGCGCGGCGTTGATCGCGGTGGTGGTCTGTGCCGGCACCGTGGCGGGCGTGCTGCAAGGCGAGGGTCCGGCGCTCGGCATGATAGCGGCCGGCCCGTCGGCACCGTACCGCATGGCTGTCGCGGTCGTGACAGCGGGCGCGGTGGCCGGGCTGGCCGGCGCCGGCTTCTGTTGGCTGCTGGTTCACAGCGAGCGGTGGTTGCCGCCTCGGATACGCGGTCTGCGCGCGCAACGCCCTGCAATGTTCGGCGCGCTGTGCGGGCTGGGCGTTGCGCTCCTCGGGCTGGCGTCATCGGGAACCAGCCACGGCAGCGGGTACGGCGAAACGCGCGCGCTGCTGGCCGGCGACCTCGTGCTGCCGGCTGCGTATCCCTTCCTCAAGGGCCTGTCCTTGCTGCTGACCTGGCTGTCCGGCATTCCGGGCGGCCTGTTCGTGCCATCGCTGGCCATCGGCGCAGGGATCGGCAACCTGCTCCAATACACGATCGGGCAGGCACCTTTGCCGGTGTACGCGGCACTGGCGATGTGCGGCTATCTTGCCGCGGTGACGCAGCGCCCGGTCACGGCTTTCGTGGTGATGATCGAACTGGTGGGAGCGCGCGGCCTGACGATTCCGCTGATGGCTACCGCGTTGATCGCGGCCGGCGTATCGAGGATGGCGGTGCCGCCCTTGTATGCAGCGCTGTCGGGGCGCTATGCGCCCGCGACAGCCACGGGCAGTATGTAA
- a CDS encoding DUF3330 domain-containing protein, producing MSAFRPDGWTTPELAQAVERGQLELHYQPVVDLRSGGIVGAEALLRWRHPTLGLLPPGQFLPVVESSGLMPEIGAWVLGEACRQMRDWRMLAWRPFRLAVNVSASQVGPDFDGWVKGVLADAELPAEYLEIELTESVAFGDPAIFPALDASRQIGVRFAADDFGTGYSCLQHLKCCPISTLKIDQSFVAGLANDRRDQTIVHTVIQLAHGLGMDVVAEGVETSASLDLLRQADCDTGQGFLFAKPMPAAAFAVFVSQWRGATMNASDSTTTSCCVCCKEIPLDAAFTPEGAEYVEHFCGLECYQRFEARAKTGNETDADPNACDSLPSD from the coding sequence ATGAGCGCTTTCCGGCCGGATGGATGGACGACGCCGGAACTGGCCCAAGCGGTCGAGCGCGGGCAGCTTGAACTGCACTACCAGCCCGTCGTCGATCTGCGCAGTGGTGGGATTGTCGGCGCGGAAGCCCTGTTGCGCTGGCGTCATCCGACGCTTGGACTATTGCCACCGGGCCAGTTCCTGCCCGTGGTCGAATCGTCCGGCCTGATGCCTGAAATCGGCGCTTGGGTGCTGGGCGAAGCCTGCCGCCAGATGCGTGACTGGCGAATGCTGGCATGGCGACCGTTCCGGCTGGCCGTCAATGTTTCGGCGAGCCAAGTGGGACCGGACTTCGACGGGTGGGTAAAGGGCGTGCTGGCTGATGCCGAGTTGCCCGCCGAGTATCTCGAAATCGAGCTGACCGAATCGGTCGCGTTTGGTGATCCGGCGATCTTCCCCGCCCTGGACGCCTCGCGGCAGATCGGTGTGCGCTTCGCCGCCGATGACTTCGGGACGGGGTATTCCTGTCTGCAACATCTGAAGTGCTGCCCAATCAGCACGCTCAAGATCGACCAATCGTTTGTCGCCGGGCTCGCCAACGACCGCCGCGACCAAACCATCGTGCACACCGTGATTCAGCTTGCGCACGGGCTGGGCATGGATGTGGTGGCTGAAGGCGTGGAAACATCGGCGAGTCTTGATCTATTGCGACAAGCGGACTGCGACACAGGACAAGGCTTCCTGTTCGCGAAGCCAATGCCGGCGGCGGCATTCGCCGTCTTCGTCAGTCAATGGAGGGGTGCCACCATGAATGCAAGTGACTCGACCACCACCAGTTGCTGCGTGTGCTGCAAGGAAATCCCGCTCGATGCCGCCTTCACCCCGGAAGGCGCGGAATACGTCGAGCACTTCTGCGGGTTGGAGTGTTATCAACGCTTCGAAGCGCGTGCCAAGACAGGGAACGAAACCGATGCCGATCCGAACGCCTGCGACTCGCTACCGTCAGATTGA
- a CDS encoding Tn3-like element IS1071 family transposase has protein sequence MQGWHTTFLGMRGLPRDISDFEMKAFFTFDGAERDAINARRGDSHKLGLALHIGFLRMSGRLLGAFRVIPVALWRHLGNELGIAAPEVASLRAMYERGRTLFDHQQVACTVLGFQWMSEHQRRSLVRELRDEVARCADRDQLLVRARQWLYKNKLVIVHERAIRTLIAAALAQLEVETGTAIAASVDPATLDRWRASVSEPRPDGQTQQSWLWAAPAKHSTRQISEVLERIDLLYTLDVHKHLADIPDLILRRYARRLVSRPPSAGAKIKEPARTVEVACFLRYCLFTTTDQLILMVQRRIADLWRQAAADVPATVNWAAMYKTLLGELVALSAQGAVPDAELRARLEALITETQKRKPPSRASLVREGLIDGIRPVRSLLVAIAKLPWQATGEHPAIEYLAKLQALYLKGSRKLPVEVVAPSLGMIWQVSISSPDRERAFQALEVATLFALRRAVRNGSVWIEHSLSFRGRARLFFTDERWQAESKKHYARLSLPSKAATFLKPLLARVTAGVDAVAAAARSGVLRVDDELHLSPLPAEDEDPEVTKLRAALDHRIGEVQLPEVILAVDAQVRFSWIMLGREPRSTDELLMVYAGIMAHGTSLTAVECARMIPQLSATSIRQAMRWARDERRLSQACQAVLEFMQRHPIAATWGRSDLASSDMMTMETTKRVWQARLDPRRNTPSIGIYSHVKDRWGIFHAQPFVLNERQAGVAIEGVIRQEKLETSQLAVDTHGYTDFAMSHARLLGFDLCPRLKELKQRHLFVPRGTKVPAEIAAVCEANVDVALIEKHWDSLVHLAASVMSGHASAVAALARFGSAAQGDPIYEAGVQLGRLLRTAFLADYFVKDAFRNELRRVLNRGEAVNALKRAIYTGRISPAQAKRVDEMQAVADALSLMANIVMAWNTSQMQAVLDRWSNRRQVIPPELIGKIAPTRLESINLRGVFRFPVDRYADQILPSRPNASITGTNG, from the coding sequence ATGCAGGGTTGGCACACAACGTTTTTGGGGATGCGTGGGCTCCCCCGCGATATCAGCGACTTCGAGATGAAGGCATTTTTCACCTTCGATGGTGCCGAGCGCGACGCAATCAATGCACGCCGAGGTGATTCCCACAAGCTTGGTCTGGCGCTCCATATTGGTTTCCTGCGCATGAGTGGGCGTTTGCTCGGTGCCTTTCGGGTAATTCCAGTAGCCTTGTGGCGCCACCTTGGCAACGAGCTTGGCATTGCAGCACCAGAAGTCGCCTCGCTGAGAGCCATGTATGAACGCGGGCGCACGCTATTCGATCACCAACAAGTAGCCTGCACGGTCCTTGGATTCCAGTGGATGAGCGAGCACCAGCGCCGCTCACTGGTACGTGAACTGCGCGACGAAGTGGCGCGCTGCGCCGACCGCGATCAGCTACTCGTGCGGGCGCGTCAATGGCTGTACAAGAACAAGCTGGTGATCGTGCACGAGCGGGCAATTCGGACACTGATTGCGGCGGCACTTGCCCAGCTTGAAGTTGAAACAGGCACCGCCATCGCCGCCAGCGTTGATCCAGCAACACTTGATCGCTGGCGAGCCTCAGTTTCAGAGCCGCGCCCAGATGGACAAACCCAGCAGAGTTGGCTATGGGCTGCACCGGCGAAACACTCAACCCGCCAAATCAGCGAGGTACTGGAGCGCATCGACCTGCTTTACACGCTGGACGTTCATAAGCACCTGGCAGACATCCCCGATCTCATCTTGCGCCGCTACGCGCGCCGACTTGTCTCCAGGCCGCCCTCAGCCGGAGCCAAGATCAAAGAGCCAGCGCGCACCGTGGAGGTCGCATGCTTTCTTCGGTATTGCCTGTTCACCACCACAGACCAGTTGATCCTTATGGTGCAGCGCCGGATCGCCGATCTGTGGCGTCAGGCTGCCGCCGATGTCCCCGCTACCGTCAATTGGGCCGCAATGTACAAAACGCTGCTCGGCGAACTTGTTGCCTTGAGCGCGCAAGGTGCGGTGCCAGATGCTGAGTTGCGTGCCCGTCTTGAAGCCTTGATCACCGAAACCCAGAAACGCAAACCACCGAGCAGGGCCTCCCTGGTCCGCGAGGGATTGATTGATGGAATTCGCCCCGTGCGGTCGTTGCTCGTCGCCATTGCAAAGCTGCCCTGGCAGGCCACCGGCGAGCATCCTGCCATCGAGTACCTTGCCAAGCTGCAAGCTTTATATCTCAAAGGATCCAGAAAGCTGCCAGTTGAAGTGGTGGCACCAAGTCTGGGAATGATCTGGCAGGTTTCGATCTCCAGCCCAGACCGGGAACGGGCGTTTCAGGCGTTGGAGGTGGCCACCCTGTTTGCCCTGCGCCGCGCGGTGCGCAATGGCTCGGTCTGGATTGAGCACAGCCTGAGCTTTCGGGGTCGTGCGCGCTTGTTCTTCACGGACGAGCGTTGGCAGGCAGAGTCCAAGAAACACTATGCCCGTCTATCGTTACCCAGCAAGGCTGCCACTTTCTTGAAGCCTTTGCTGGCCAGAGTAACTGCCGGTGTCGATGCGGTGGCCGCTGCAGCCCGCAGTGGCGTACTGCGCGTGGATGATGAACTCCATTTGTCGCCATTGCCCGCAGAGGACGAAGACCCAGAAGTGACCAAGCTGCGCGCGGCTTTGGATCACCGCATCGGTGAGGTTCAATTGCCGGAAGTGATTCTGGCCGTTGACGCCCAGGTGCGCTTTAGCTGGATCATGCTCGGACGTGAGCCGCGCTCTACCGACGAGCTGCTGATGGTCTATGCCGGCATCATGGCCCACGGCACCAGTCTGACTGCGGTCGAATGCGCGCGCATGATTCCGCAATTGTCTGCCACCAGCATTCGCCAGGCCATGCGCTGGGCGCGGGACGAACGGCGTCTGAGCCAGGCCTGCCAGGCTGTGCTGGAATTCATGCAGCGACACCCGATTGCCGCCACCTGGGGGCGGTCCGATTTGGCATCTTCTGACATGATGACCATGGAGACCACCAAACGGGTGTGGCAAGCCCGGCTTGATCCTCGGCGCAACACACCTTCCATTGGAATCTACTCCCATGTAAAAGACCGGTGGGGCATCTTCCATGCGCAGCCCTTTGTGCTCAATGAGCGCCAGGCGGGCGTGGCCATTGAAGGTGTCATCCGCCAAGAAAAGCTGGAGACCAGCCAGCTTGCTGTGGATACCCATGGCTACACCGACTTTGCCATGTCACATGCCCGTTTGCTTGGTTTTGATCTTTGCCCGCGGTTGAAGGAACTCAAACAGCGCCACCTCTTTGTGCCACGCGGCACCAAAGTGCCCGCAGAAATCGCTGCGGTGTGCGAAGCCAATGTCGACGTCGCTTTGATCGAAAAGCATTGGGATAGTCTGGTGCACCTGGCAGCCTCGGTCATGAGCGGACATGCCAGTGCGGTGGCAGCTCTTGCGCGGTTCGGTTCTGCCGCCCAGGGCGATCCAATCTATGAGGCTGGCGTGCAATTGGGGCGGTTGCTGCGTACGGCGTTTTTGGCTGACTACTTTGTCAAGGACGCTTTCAGGAACGAGTTGCGCCGGGTGCTCAATCGGGGCGAGGCTGTTAACGCCCTCAAGCGCGCCATTTATACCGGCCGGATCAGCCCGGCGCAGGCCAAACGTGTCGATGAAATGCAGGCTGTGGCCGATGCGTTGAGCCTGATGGCCAACATCGTGATGGCGTGGAATACCTCACAGATGCAGGCGGTCCTGGATCGCTGGTCGAACCGCCGCCAGGTCATTCCACCGGAACTGATCGGGAAGATTGCGCCCACCAGGCTGGAGAGCATCAACTTGCGGGGTGTGTTTCGCTTCCCGGTTGACCGCTATGCTGACCAAATCCTGCCTTCGCGGCCAAATGCATCGATAACTGGCACCAATGGATGA
- a CDS encoding haloacid dehalogenase type II — translation MKAIKGVVFDLYGTLFDVHSVAGRCSDLYPGRGLEISVLWRQKQLEYTWLRSLMGQYLSFEAATEDALVYTCNHLGLQLQAPDRAALCEAYLKLNPYPDTPPALSMLQALDLPLAILSNGSVRSIHSVVHHAGLQDRFAHLISVDNVEVFKPHGKVYALPEKTMGLARDNMLFVSSNAWDASGAKHFGYQVAWINRVGNTYDELGARPDVQVESLETLADWVRGQDRA, via the coding sequence ATGAAAGCAATCAAAGGTGTAGTGTTCGATCTCTACGGCACGCTGTTCGACGTGCATTCGGTAGCCGGCCGCTGCAGCGACCTGTATCCGGGACGCGGACTGGAGATCAGCGTGCTGTGGCGCCAGAAGCAACTGGAATACACCTGGCTGCGCAGCCTGATGGGCCAGTACCTGTCGTTCGAGGCTGCCACCGAGGACGCGCTGGTCTATACCTGCAACCATCTCGGGCTGCAGCTGCAGGCGCCGGACCGCGCGGCGTTGTGCGAGGCGTACCTGAAGCTGAATCCCTACCCGGATACTCCGCCGGCCCTGTCGATGCTTCAGGCGCTCGATCTTCCGCTGGCCATCCTGTCCAACGGCTCGGTACGGTCGATTCATTCGGTCGTGCACCACGCGGGGCTGCAGGATCGCTTCGCCCATCTGATCAGCGTCGATAACGTCGAAGTGTTCAAGCCGCACGGCAAGGTCTATGCGCTGCCCGAAAAGACCATGGGCCTGGCGCGCGACAACATGCTGTTCGTCTCGTCGAACGCCTGGGACGCATCAGGGGCCAAGCACTTCGGTTACCAGGTGGCGTGGATCAATCGCGTGGGCAACACCTACGACGAGCTGGGTGCGCGGCCGGATGTCCAGGTCGAGTCGCTGGAAACGCTGGCCGATTGGGTCCGAGGCCAGGATCGCGCTTGA
- a CDS encoding recombinase family protein, whose product MHGQRIGYVRVSSFDQNPERQLEQIQVDKVFTDKASGKDTRRPELERLLAFVREGDTVVVHSMDRLARNLDDLRRLVQGLTQRGVRIEFLKEHLTFTGEDSPMANLMLSVMGAFAEFERALIRERQREGIALAKQRGAYRGRKKSLSSERIAELRQRVEAGEQKTKLAREFGISRETLYQYLRTDQ is encoded by the coding sequence TTGCACGGTCAGCGCATCGGTTACGTCCGCGTCAGCAGCTTCGACCAGAACCCAGAACGGCAGCTCGAACAGATCCAGGTGGATAAAGTGTTCACCGACAAGGCGTCGGGCAAGGACACACGGCGGCCCGAACTGGAACGGCTGCTCGCCTTCGTGCGCGAAGGCGACACGGTCGTGGTGCACAGCATGGATCGTCTGGCGCGCAACCTCGACGACCTGCGCCGCCTGGTGCAGGGCCTCACCCAGCGCGGCGTACGCATCGAGTTCCTTAAGGAGCATTTGACCTTCACCGGCGAGGACTCGCCGATGGCGAACCTGATGCTGTCGGTAATGGGCGCGTTCGCCGAGTTCGAACGCGCCTTGATCCGCGAGCGGCAGCGCGAGGGCATCGCGCTCGCCAAGCAGCGCGGGGCCTACCGTGGCAGGAAGAAATCCCTGTCGTCTGAGCGTATTGCCGAACTGCGCCAACGTGTCGAGGCTGGCGAGCAAAAGACCAAGCTGGCTCGTGAATTCGGAATCAGTCGCGAAACCCTGTATCAATACTTGAGAACGGATCAGTAA